A genomic window from Sphingobacterium spiritivorum includes:
- a CDS encoding acyltransferase, with protein MKKLCKKKFKYFDESAQFRAGAYAVGCSKIHIGKRVVIRPGTMLFGETIISMECSILIEDDVMIGSGVHIYVNNHKFDDPSTPLIEQGYYPDQQVILKKGCWIGANAIILPGVIIGENAVIGAGSIVTKSVPDRTVFAGSPARFIKEIQ; from the coding sequence ATGAAAAAACTATGTAAGAAAAAATTTAAATATTTTGATGAATCGGCTCAATTTAGAGCTGGAGCATATGCTGTAGGTTGTTCAAAAATACACATTGGAAAAAGGGTAGTTATTCGTCCTGGAACTATGTTATTCGGAGAAACAATAATTAGTATGGAGTGTTCTATCTTAATAGAAGATGACGTAATGATAGGAAGTGGAGTTCATATTTATGTGAATAATCATAAATTTGATGATCCTAGTACTCCGTTAATAGAACAAGGGTATTACCCTGATCAACAGGTTATATTAAAGAAAGGATGTTGGATAGGTGCTAATGCGATTATATTACCAGGGGTCATAATAGGTGAAAATGCAGTGATAGGAGCAGGAAGTATTGTTACAAAGTCAGTTCCTGATAGGACAGTTTTTGCAGGAAGTCCTGCAAGATTTATAAAGGAAATACAATGA
- a CDS encoding HisA/HisF-related TIM barrel protein, giving the protein MLRKRVIFTLLYCDGFFMQSRNFRLQKVGDINWLEKFYKFNKIAFSLDELVILNVSRKSKNQEEFGRTVSRLVEGTYMPVAVGGGIRSLEDAEMLFKSGADKIVLNTSLSSDPDLVKLIVQKYGSQSVVASIDYLKKGESSEIFIENGSLNINEGFENYLSHLKDLNVGEVYLNSMERDGTGFGYDFSLVKLVKSILNVPLIIAGGAGNEGHLKEALLHSEISAAATANLFNFIGDGLPKARFFLINSGENLANWDVIKGNNK; this is encoded by the coding sequence ATGCTAAGAAAGAGAGTTATATTTACTTTACTTTATTGCGATGGCTTTTTTATGCAGAGTCGAAATTTTCGTCTTCAAAAGGTGGGAGACATAAATTGGCTTGAAAAGTTTTATAAATTTAATAAAATCGCTTTTTCTTTAGATGAATTAGTTATACTAAATGTTTCTAGAAAGAGCAAAAATCAAGAGGAATTTGGAAGGACGGTAAGCCGGCTTGTAGAAGGAACTTATATGCCTGTTGCTGTTGGTGGTGGAATTAGAAGTTTGGAAGATGCGGAAATGTTATTTAAAAGTGGAGCAGATAAAATAGTTCTTAATACTTCTTTATCGTCTGATCCGGATTTAGTTAAACTTATTGTTCAAAAGTATGGATCTCAAAGTGTTGTTGCCTCTATTGATTATTTAAAGAAAGGCGAAAGCAGTGAAATTTTCATAGAAAATGGCTCTTTAAATATTAATGAAGGTTTTGAGAATTACCTTTCACATTTGAAAGATCTTAACGTAGGTGAAGTATATCTAAATTCCATGGAACGGGATGGTACAGGGTTTGGGTATGATTTCTCTTTAGTCAAGTTAGTAAAGTCTATTTTAAATGTACCATTGATAATTGCAGGGGGAGCAGGAAATGAAGGTCATCTAAAAGAAGCTTTGTTACATTCTGAAATTAGTGCCGCAGCAACAGCTAATCTTTTTAACTTTATAGGGGATGGTCTTCCAAAAGCAAGATTTTTTTTAATTAATTCAGGTGAAAACTTAGCAAATTGGGATGTTATTAAGGGAAATAATAAATAA
- the hisH gene encoding imidazole glycerol phosphate synthase subunit HisH, with product MRIAIVDYGMGNIHSIIGALKYLGITDVIVSNDFNELIISDKLILPGVGAFGKAIKEIQDRSLDSILREIVIEAKRPILGICLGMQILSSSSNENGEHLGLGFIETRVEKFEEENLTIPHVGFNQIDLPLSQSRLFKGFNDHPDFYFTHSYRMIGSDDIVFANCNYGGNFIAAFEKENIAGAQFHPELSQTNGLKFLNNFLTEF from the coding sequence ATGAGAATTGCAATAGTTGATTATGGAATGGGAAATATCCATTCCATAATTGGTGCATTAAAATACTTAGGTATTACTGATGTTATAGTAAGTAATGATTTCAATGAGCTTATTATTTCAGATAAATTGATCTTACCCGGAGTAGGAGCATTTGGAAAGGCTATAAAAGAAATACAAGATAGGTCTCTTGATAGTATTCTTCGCGAGATTGTAATAGAGGCGAAGAGACCAATTTTGGGTATTTGTTTAGGTATGCAAATATTATCATCATCTAGTAATGAAAATGGCGAACATTTAGGATTAGGATTTATTGAGACGCGAGTAGAAAAGTTTGAGGAAGAAAATCTTACAATTCCACATGTGGGGTTTAATCAAATTGATTTACCTCTTTCTCAATCAAGGTTATTTAAGGGGTTTAATGACCATCCTGATTTCTATTTTACTCATAGTTATAGAATGATTGGTAGTGATGATATTGTATTTGCAAATTGCAACTATGGAGGGAACTTTATAGCTGCTTTTGAAAAGGAGAATATTGCCGGAGCTCAGTTTCATCCTGAACTCAGCCAAACTAACGGATTGAAATTTTTAAATAATTTTTTAACAGAATTCTAA
- a CDS encoding N-acetyl sugar amidotransferase: protein MERIFWCKNCLNMSTRPRISFDNRGWCNACQWMEEKRELDWSFRQTQLKELLDKHKSKTGNFDCIVPVSGGKDGSYVAYMLKHKYGMNPLAVTVRPALSLPIGDQNLFNFIQSGFNHIHVSTNPKVLDRLNKYGFIEKGFPYYGWLIAIHTAVIRTAISFKIPLLFYGEDGEIEYGGSTASKNNPTYGIDYMRSVYLEGGHKKVFDRILEDGDITEADLTFFTFPSEEEVSSVGMEFTHWSYYESWDSYRNYVVAKEHCGLTEKDEGNSDTFTNFAQNDQALYALHAYLMYLKFGFGRATQDAGIEIRRGSMTRDQALNLVKMYDNAYPADLIPLYLEYYKMTKDEFDAVLDKYANKDLFEKVEGIWQPKFTPGDDFEI, encoded by the coding sequence TATGTCTACACGGCCTAGAATTTCATTTGATAATAGAGGATGGTGTAATGCGTGTCAATGGATGGAAGAGAAACGGGAATTAGATTGGTCTTTTAGACAAACACAATTAAAGGAATTATTAGACAAACATAAATCAAAAACAGGTAATTTTGACTGTATAGTTCCTGTGAGTGGTGGTAAAGACGGCTCTTATGTAGCTTATATGCTGAAACACAAATACGGCATGAATCCCTTAGCAGTAACAGTGAGACCAGCCTTATCACTACCTATCGGAGATCAAAATCTCTTCAATTTTATCCAATCAGGTTTTAATCATATTCATGTCTCTACAAATCCAAAAGTATTAGACAGACTCAATAAGTATGGTTTTATTGAAAAAGGTTTTCCTTATTATGGTTGGTTAATAGCAATTCATACTGCAGTCATTCGAACAGCTATTAGTTTTAAAATTCCTTTATTGTTTTATGGAGAAGATGGTGAAATAGAATATGGAGGTTCGACTGCCAGCAAGAATAACCCAACATATGGTATTGATTATATGCGTAGTGTATATCTTGAAGGTGGGCACAAAAAGGTTTTTGATAGAATTTTGGAAGATGGTGATATTACAGAGGCTGACTTAACATTTTTTACATTTCCAAGCGAAGAAGAAGTATCCTCTGTTGGAATGGAGTTTACACATTGGTCCTATTATGAGTCATGGGACTCTTACAGAAATTATGTTGTTGCAAAGGAACATTGTGGTCTAACAGAAAAGGATGAAGGTAATTCTGATACTTTTACAAACTTTGCCCAAAACGACCAAGCCTTATATGCATTGCATGCTTATTTAATGTATTTAAAATTTGGTTTTGGAAGAGCAACGCAAGATGCGGGAATTGAGATTAGACGTGGCTCGATGACAAGAGATCAAGCTTTGAACTTAGTTAAAATGTACGATAATGCATATCCTGCTGATTTAATTCCTCTTTATTTGGAATATTATAAGATGACTAAAGATGAATTTGATGCAGTTTTGGATAAATATGCAAATAAGGACTTATTTGAAAAAGTTGAGGGTATTTGGCAACCTAAATTTACGCCAGGAGACGATTTTGAAATATGA